The Girardinichthys multiradiatus isolate DD_20200921_A chromosome 7, DD_fGirMul_XY1, whole genome shotgun sequence region GTCAAAGATAAGACTATCAATGAAAAGCGTTTAATTCAATCAGGTAATATGCGCAATTAATATGCACAATAACAATCTAGACTACTAACTGACCTTGGAGCTCGAAGCTCAGCGCTTTTCGGCGAACATTCTACTTCTGAGAAGGTGAAAAGCCAGGGGGTAAAGTTTCTTGACTTTTATAAGTCCAAATGTCTTGATAAAGTGTCGCATCCATCCTAGACTCATACAACAAAGGCTATTTCTTCTCGTCTTTGAGGcaacataaataattatttgctaATTAAGAGTAGTGACCAATGAACAGTTAGCAAGGACTGTTACGTTGCCTAATGAAACTCGAAtgacataaaaaagtaaaatgtgggGTACAATAAAAATTGATAATTAAAACTACAAACCCAATAAAGTAACATACAAAGTTCATATAATCAACGTTTAAACAACAGCTGTAATTAtgtgcattattatttttgtttggaaTATGTTCAAACGTTATTCACTTTCATTTTGAAAAGGTCTTACAATGTAATAAAGTTCAATGGGAAAAGATGGGGTGAAATGTCAAAGaaaaaatgcattgaaaaaACAGATCAATTTTAAGAACGTGATAAGTAAATTGAACAGTTTTGGACATTTTAAGGGTTTCTAAGATGATACAAAGGACAAAGTGCACTTTGATGTGGATAATTAAAATCGacaggaaagaaaaatacaaattttaggGCAGATTAATCCTTCTCTTTAAAAATTtgtggtataaatactttttggcAGAGAAAAACCAAGACTTTTGCCCATTTGATAAATTGTGAAATACCTCCAAATTGTACTTTTGGGGATCTTTTTCAGTGTGGGATGGTCTGTGCTCAGCAAGATGTCTTAAATATGAtctccctaaataaaataaagcatttttagaCAGAAATTACATTCCATGGGTCATAGACTAAGCTGTAATCACTTTTTGGCAGGTGAAATACCCCCAAATTGTACTTTTGGGGATTTTGTTTAGTGTGGGACGGTCTGTGCTCAGCAAGATGTCTTAAATATGATCCCCCTCAATGAAATGAAGCAATTTTAGAGAGAAATAGTGTCTCATGAGCAAGAAAATAACACACGATCAGTTTTTGGCAGGTGAAATAGTCCTATTTGGTCCATTTGGGGACCTTTTTCAGGGTGGGAATGATTGTTTGTTCAGTAAAGTATATTCCCTTTGaatgaaataaagttattttaggtAGAAATTGCATTTTATGGGTCAGAAAACAAGCCTTGATCAATTTTTGGCAAACAAAATATtgcaatatttttcattttgtgtattttatttagtgtgGAATGGGCAGTTTTCAGTAAGatcagtaaaatataatttctcagactgaagcAGAGCACCTTTAGGctgaaattacatttcaatGGTCAGAAAAAAGGCCATAATAAATTTTTGGTAGAGGAAAAACACCTAGATTTCTTGCTATTTTGGCAATTTTGCACAGAGTGCATTCTCAGAGGTCTGTGAAATTCAGCTCATCAGTAAAACAGAGTCATTTAAggcagaaattacatttcattggTCAAGACATATTGGCCATAATCCTtttttagcaaagaaaaacatagatttTTTGCCATTTGGGACTTAATTCATGCCTTCACTGAGATCTGTAAAATGTAGTTCCTCTGAGTGAAATACAGtttataattttgaaattttgcaACGTTTTCATTGGGAGTAAAAAAGAGCTGGAAGAAAAtagttctgaagaagagagagtagttaggaggaaaattggaagggaagaatgtaaaataatattaaagataaaaaattaagaagaaaaagagaacctgagtcctatttcactatctagagaaataaaataaaaaaataggagatgttgaaatggtgaaggtattgagagatggaaatatactggtgttgtgtaaaaccgaagaacaaagaagaaaagttgaaaacattcgcaagaaaacggtgacagagaggaagattataggagaagataaaatcattcggggggtaatttatggcattcctctggaggaagatatagacaagttaaaaaaaaagcattgttggtgcaaagataaaaaatctcaaaagactgacaaaaaatgtaaatggagaaagagtaggaagcctgtcaattttaatagactttgaagaaaaggtgttgctacaaaatgtcaaaataggaTATTTGAGTTTtcctgtgaggcctttcattcctccaccactaagatgttttaaatgtcagagatatggtcatatagcagctgtctgcaaaggaaaacaaagatgtccaaagtgtggagaagaccatcgaattgaagattgtgaggaagaagtgcagaaaaaatgttgcaattgtggagggcaacatagagtaacattcgggggatgtgaggtaaggaagaacgcaaaagaaatccaacaaattaaaatgattaaaaacataagctatgctgaagcagtcaaaaatgtccagaatgaaagatcaagggatgaaagtcaaattaggattccagattatcaacaaagaaaagtagaatcagaggaaaatgttacaatgtctgcGGAAAAATGGATATTATTTGTAGATtttgtcattaactgcactgaacaggctaaacacaaaacagaaaagattaaaataatagtcataggagcagaaaagttcttagggtttaaagaaggatcttgggaaaacattaataaaaagttggaaacagatggaaggcaaggaggaaccccagctgatagaaatatatgataatattacagtggaatgcaagAAACTTTAtagctaatggacaggaatttaaatggtatatagatggaattgaagaaaaaccagaaattatatgtatacaggagacgtggttaaaaccaaacctagattttgtgtttaaaggtaatagtatcagaagggatagaatagaaggaagtggaggaggatgtggaatatttataaaagaaggaatacaatatcagatattaggaaaaggtaaaaatttagaatacatagtagttgaaatttacaataaaaaagaacaatgtaagataataaatttttataatccatgtaaaatattatcattcgagttgatggatgaattaatggggtatttaaaaggaaaagtaatctggtgtgtagattttaatgctaatgcttatggggaaaatgtaatgataaaaattgacaaattattgaagaaataatggaaatgaaaaatttggtatgtataaatgatggaagaggaacaagaattaatgtaaaaacaggaacagagtctgtgattgatttaacaattgtatcaaattgtttagctaataactgtgagtgggacattgacaaagatacaacagtaggcagtgatcattaccccattaaaatcataacaggaatattaaaaaataacaggaatacagggtTATATAAAAtatggaactttaataaggctgattgggaaaaagttaaatatttaagtcaaaagaaattggaagaaatagatgtgTGGATTgatataaaaagtttaaatataaatatctgtaaaagaaATCTTagaagaaggcaacacaaaacaacattagctttataattaatattagtaggtcagaagCAAGAAATagaattaaacagagaatcaggaaagagtggcaaaaaaggtgggatgaagagaggaaaggaagatggttttacagaatcaacaagatagtaggagaagtaagaactggaagaaggagcagaaaagaggaaaggttaattacaagattaagatttggacatacaggacttaattctataTTGTTTaacataaagaaacataatacaggaaaatgtgattattgtggagaagaggaaacaatagaacatgtaatactgaagtgtcagaaatatgaacaagaaagaacaattttaaggaaagaatttgtaggtattaaagaattttttattttgagagatactttgcaaagaagtttaggtagcaaacatattcaaattataattagatttttcaagaaaactaaattaataaatagaatttgactGTTGTAATACTAAATAAGaattaaaaccatgaagaaccacactccataccagtcggtggcggtaatgcacacctcaaagttatttgccaaccgccaaaaataatacaagaagaagaagaagaagaagaagaacacgGCGCTGTGTTTCCTGAAGACCCAACGATGGCGGATGTTTCTATTGACAGTTTAATTCTGAAGCTCCACGATGTGAACGCGGTGAAGTTCGGGGAGTACACGCTGAAGAGCGGCTTGTTGACACCGATTTATATCGACCTGAGGGTTCTGGTTTCCCATCCTGCTCTGATGAACCAGGTAAACCACGTGCAGCCTTCTTCACGGCGCATGCTTGATTTGAAACTACCGAAAATATGACGTAAACTGCTGAAAGTTCCCCCAGCTTGGGTTACCAAGAGTAAAAGCGTAAAATGTTGTAATGATTCTTTCTTGGTAATGGTTTGCGTACACTTCGGCCCCAAAGTTCACTAAATAGATTGATTTCCAATAAATCACCGGCTTTCCCGACGTTTTAAATCATTTCCAGACTTTAAGGGCTTGTTAAGGAGCTTATTAGTGGTAAATCGGCCCTTATGGATTTATCTGGAATAAAAAGAGAGACAACTGTTATCTATGCATGAAATAATCTGCTGTTCTGCTCATAAGGTCAACATTACTTAGGTTCGTTTTAATCAAGAATCCAGTTGAAACAGATGCTGGATTTATTGATataaaaatgcaataatttTGGAAAGTTGTATTCTTTTGGAAACTATATGGCAGCAACTATTTGTATAACAGTGCAGAAATTGATCTCTTAGGCTAGGTCAACATGAGCCCAGCCTCAAAGTCTATGACTGATACTATTTAGTCCCCAAAAAGAGAGCAACTCCAAGACTAAAACTTTAGTTtttctgtaatttaaatgttccAGTTTGTCCAGATTATGCAGTGTCTTGTGTAAATGTCCTGATGAGGTTTGGTTGCACCTACTTAGAGTGTGAAGGGATTCTATTCCTCAGAGCTATATTTAAATCTGTCACTGTAGTATTGTAGGAAACGTAGATCTTGGTTCCAATGAGATACCAGCCCTCAGCTTTAGTGACAGCCACTTAAacctttatctgtttttatgcACAGGTTTCGAGTCTCCTCTACCAGCGAGTGAAAGAAGAGAAACTTCAGTTTGACTCGGTGTGTGGTGTGCCGTACACAGCCCTCCCTTTGGCCACAATTATCTGCTCTACGCATGAACTGCCCATGCTCATCAGGAGAAAGGAGGCCAAGGACTATGGTGAGCCAATCTGAATTTATTtagctcttaaaaaaaaaacacagtgagtcAGGATTGTTTCGAATAAACACcctattttgatttgttttcctaGATAACGAAGCAGTTTGTCAGTTTGTCCCATGCAGCTTCTAATGACCTTTCTTGTGTAATTTTTCTGTAGGAACTAGGAAGCTGGTGGAGGGGTCATTTCATGAGGGCGATACGTGTTTGATCATCGAGGACACGGTGACCAGTGGCAGCAGCATCCTGGAGACAGCAGAAGTGCTCCACAAGGAAGGGCTGAAGGTGCTCAATCACTGATGTTTAGAGTAATTAAGATGAGACACTACAACAAAAATGAAGAGCTTTTTCAAAGGAATTCTCCCACATGGAGTGATATTTATGGACTATTTTCTATTCTACATGTTCAAGGTGACGGATGCCATTGTGCTGATGGATAGAAAGCAAGGTGGGGCGGAGATGTTGGCGTCTCGGGGAATTCGGCTCCTGCCAATCATCTCCATGTTTAAGCTGCTTGATGTGCTGCGTGCAGCGGGACGCATCGATGACCAAACAGCCCAGAGTGTGCGCAAGTTCATCCAGGAAAATAACACTTTCGGGTACTTATAATGCTGTATTAAGTCATGTTGGTCTAAAAGTCCAAAATGTAACTTGCAGAACATCAGTCAGATTAGCTGGAGAGAATCGATGAAAGgtaatttttcaagttttgcattagattctcagttggatgcAATTGGATTGACTGTTCCAATCGAAGACATGAATACATTTTGCTCCATcatcattgtagctctggctgtgtgtttagtcCTTGTCTAGAAGGTGAAACTCTGCCAGTGTCTctggtcttttgcagcctctgaagTACAGTATTAGTTTTCTGTCATAAGTGCAGGCAACTGGTTtcactgtgtttttatgttgaaatATTGGAATGGAGTAAAGGAAGTTGCACACCCctaattttttacttttgggGGGAAATTGTTTTGAAAACATTATATCCTTTTTCTTCCATCTTACAGTTATAGactatttgtgttggtctatgacataaaatctcaataaagtaCATTGAAGCTTGTGGGTGGCATAGAACATATGAAACTCTGAATACCTGTGGACTGTTAGCTTCATCTTTGTGTCTCTTTCAGGCCTAAGAAGATGAATGGCACTGGTGTTTCAACTCCCAAGATTCCTTGTATGGAACAGAAGCGAGTTCTGAGCTACGCAGATAGAGCTGAGCTGCCAAGTATGTGATATTTATCCATTAAATCGCCTTGGTCATTTGGTACGCTAAAATCATTTTGTCTGTAGAAATCCACCCTCTGGCATCTAAGCTGCTCAAGATCATGGAGGAGAAGCAGTCCAACCTTTGCGTCTCCGCCGACGTGACAAGCGGCAAGGCGCTGCTCCAGCTGGCTGAGTCTCTTGGTCCAAAGATCTGCATGTTGAAGACTCACTGTGACATCCTGAAGGTAGAAGAGAACCACATTGTTATTTGGAGAGCTTTGTTGAAACtcatgttggttttttttgtgttctaTCAGGATTTCACACCAGAGTTCATCCAGAAACTTCAAGCTGTGGCTGACGAACACAACTTTCTCATATTTGAAGATCGCAAGTTTGCTGATATTGGAAATGCAGTCAAGCAACAGTATGAGGGTAATGTAGTTTTAAACAATTCTTTTGATCACTAAAAAAGTTCCCCATTGTATAAGATATATTCATGGTTAAGCTGAATTTGTGTTTGTGCTCTCCAGGCGGTGTGTTCCAGATCGCGTCTTGGTCTCACATTGTCAACGCCCACGCTGTGCCGGGGCCCGGGATCGTGAAGGGCCTGGGTGCTGTGGGGAAGCCTTTGGGGCGAGGCTGTTTGCTCATTGCACAGATGAGCTCCCAGGGGTCTCTGGCCACTGGTGAATACACAAAAGCTGTGGTAAGCACATTTCTGCTGAGGTCTTCTCGTGATGCATGTCTGAGGGTTTACTGTAGCTGTGTGTTTTTCCTCTCTCCAGGTGAAGATGGCAGAGGAGCACTCAGACTTTGTGATTGGATTCATCTGTAACTCTAAGACAATTGAAAAACCAGAATTTATCCACATGACCCCTGGTGTGCAGATACAGGCTGGAGGTAAGGTTCATGTTGATCTGTTACTGGTTCGGTGGGGTCGACCTGCCAgaatctattgtttttttttgttcatcagGTATCATGCTATATGTATGCTGGTATGTAGTTATGCATTATGCGAAAACAAAAGTCACTTTCCGGCATTCTGCTCCCTGGTACACCGCCGAACTCCACCAAATAAAATCCCGAAAGTGACAGCTGGAAAGACTGCAAGAAAACTGGTTTAACTGTCCATCACCAAGCCTACACTGACTACCTTCTCCAATACAAAGATGCTCTTAACTCAGCTCGGTCCAACTGGTCCACCTGCTACTCAAACCTCATTGACTCTGGCTCGTCTTACCCCAaggttcttttttttacagtaaataaACTCCTTAAACCCAGTGATAACATCTTCAACTCCTTCACAGTAAATTAGTGCAATTCCTTTCTGtcatttttccaaaacaaaatagaCACCATTTACAGTAATCTGACAGCTACCACCGTCGTCTCAACCTCCCGATGTGATTA contains the following coding sequences:
- the umps gene encoding uridine 5'-monophosphate synthase, translating into MADVSIDSLILKLHDVNAVKFGEYTLKSGLLTPIYIDLRVLVSHPALMNQVSSLLYQRVKEEKLQFDSVCGVPYTALPLATIICSTHELPMLIRRKEAKDYGTRKLVEGSFHEGDTCLIIEDTVTSGSSILETAEVLHKEGLKVTDAIVLMDRKQGGAEMLASRGIRLLPIISMFKLLDVLRAAGRIDDQTAQSVRKFIQENNTFGPKKMNGTGVSTPKIPCMEQKRVLSYADRAELPKIHPLASKLLKIMEEKQSNLCVSADVTSGKALLQLAESLGPKICMLKTHCDILKDFTPEFIQKLQAVADEHNFLIFEDRKFADIGNAVKQQYEGGVFQIASWSHIVNAHAVPGPGIVKGLGAVGKPLGRGCLLIAQMSSQGSLATGEYTKAVVKMAEEHSDFVIGFICNSKTIEKPEFIHMTPGVQIQAGGDLLGQQYTTPEEVIYNKGSDVIIVGRGILEAPNSLEAAESYRKSGWDAYIRKVGQSHQ